ttaacaggttaaaatgtattaagagaaaaaatgcttttcggaactttgtgatgtgtcatagatttttattttaaaaagtattttcttaaTCATGTCAGCTTAACTCTGCCTCtattctggcacactacctctccagcttggagaggttgcacctgaaagaaacacaagaatgaaaattgtaataaaccaacttttaaaataattaaaattctcTACTGATGGTGAACAGAAACCAGCTCGGCGTCTAAGGTCCCTGCAGGTTGTTGGTTTTCCTCTGATGTTCCTTGATGAAGTtcatgattaactttaaagtctgctttttggcaaggctatataaataaaaactatataaagaaatggaaataaagcCTGCCTGTGATGCTGAAGGCACCACCCGCTTCCACCCCTTCTCTCATACTCTGAGCTCCTTTAGCAGTTACCCTGGCAACGGCTTCTCGTGCAGACATTTGTTTcccaaaatctctaaaagctaaatgtgatccaAAATAAGCTCATTGCTGATGTGGACTAAATTTGTTTTCGTACACTGTAATGTAGTAGAATTctcctcctctcaaaaacccacGATCTCCTCAGTTTTGGAACCCCTTTTAAATCATGATTAACAAGCCCCGCCCCTTCCAAGATCCCGCGTTGCTGCTCGATGCGGCACACTATTATCTTTTATCCGTTTTTAAAGTGGCTTCTTTATTCTAAAAATCTTCAGTCTCACATTAAATCCCCCACACATTAAGTAAATATGATAACTTTAAAGGCAACAGCTATcattttttcaaactttttttctcccccttttaGATGTTAATTTTATATGCAAACTTctgaatttttattattaactacAAATTAAAGCATCCTACAGCTATAATGTCATTCTGCATAATATTTCTAGGAAAATTTAAGTACTGAATTGAAGCAAATTacaaagttcttttctttttattgactCTGTTAAAGTCCTTTAAGTTTTCTCACAGAGGAGAGTACCTGTCCTCAGTCTAATCTGCAGGGTTTGACTTCAGTTCACCCATCCATTACTAATTAAACTTTCTTATTTTCCCTACCATATATTTCTATAAAATTCCCTTACTGTCTCAAATTTTTCTTAAACTAttaaacatggaaaacacagTACGCTCTACATGGACCTCTACTAGTAAACCTACAACCTTGTCCATACATGGAGTCTAGAATTCACTGACTTAGCAAAGGCAGTCTGTTACTGCTGCAACCAAATATTGTCACGTTCAGTGTTAAGGAAATCTAATTATAAACCTATGCAATGCTAAGGATCAGACATTTCATCAACATGAAAGCCTTTAGCTAGAGTGACGTCATTCTTCCGAGCTCCAACTCATATCGAGCGCACCATAAAACATCTCGGATACCAGTGTGACTGGGTGCTGGAATCCCAGGGACTTCAGACTACAGACAACTTTGTTAATCCCTTTGGGAGGTTCCCTCAGAGAAACTGAAGTTTCGTTGCACCCCGTACTGTTATActatcaggaaaataaaaataagagaaatatataagaatgtgaatgtattaaaaaaatataaaggtatatatacaaataagtataaataaatattaaatagaaCTACAGTAGTAACAAAACAAGTATCTATTCATGGATTTCACTGACATCACGGTTTTCTTGCAGCCGCCATCTTTAAGACCTAGCGCCATCAACTGTTCTCACGGGAAAATGACGCATCTCTCTGGTAGAGAAAAACAacgccatttaaaaaaaatctgtattttagaGTTTGATCAATAACTTATATCATCTGAGTTGCTGAGTCCTCTGAAACCTGCCCAACATTTGCTAAATTTGTCTTTTGCCGACATCTACATTTATCTTACTTACAATCCATCCTACTACACCGGTGAATTCTTTAAGGCATACAAGAGTACCGATGCCTACCACTACTTCACATCAGGATGTTAACTGAGGCCAAACGTCATCACCTGGTGGACAAATGCTgtgattttttaataaaaagcagcattttcttcaattaatagaacaataaattaatacagCCTAGACATTGTTAATGTGGTAAATGACTGTTCTTGCtggaaacagctgtttttattggAATAGCTGTACAAAGACCCGTTTTCAGCAACCATCACTCCTGTGTTCCAGTGCCATATTCTGTTAACTGATCCAAGTTTATCATGTTAAAAGGCTAACTGATCATTTGAAAAGCTTTGtgcaatcatgttagaacagcTGAAAACTGTTGTACTTGATTAAAGAGCAATAAAATTGGTATTCTTTTGGCTAGTTTCAGTATCTTGAAGGTTCAGCATTTGTGTGTTCGATTAGTTtaaaaaaggggagaaataaaGAACTTTCTACTGAAACTCGTCAGTGTATTCTTGTTCTCGAGAAATGAAGGCTATGCCATGAGAGAAATAGCCAAGAAAACTGAAGGTCTCCTACAAAGCTGTGTACTACTCCCTTCAAAGAACAGCACAAACTGGTTCTAACCACGATAGGAGGAGAAGTTGGAGGCCCCGGTGCCACAACTGAGCAAGAGGACAAGGCACATCAGTGTCTCTAGTTTGAGAACAGATGCCTGAAAGGTCCTCAACTGGCCGCTTCATTAAATGGTACCTGCAAAACACCCAATCTCTACGTCAACAGTGAAGAGGCGACTCCAGGATTCTGGCCTTCTGGGCAGAGTAGCAAAGAAAAAGCCATCTCTGAGACTAGCCAGCAAAAGGAAACGATTAAGATTAAGACACACTCTGGACAGAGGAAGAATTGAATAAGGTGTTACGGACAGACTGATCTAAGTTTGAGGTGTTTGGATCACAAAGAAGAACATTTTGTGGTGAGAAgcagaacaaatgaaaagatgctGGAGCAGTGCTTGATGCCATCTGTGAAATATGGTGGAGGAAACGTGGTGGTCTGGGATGCTTTGGTGCTGGTGAAGTGGGAGATTTGAATAAGGTTGGCTATCACATTTTGCCAACACCATGCCATACCCTGTGGACAGCGCTTGATTGAAGCCAATTTTGTCCTACAagacaatgacccaaagcaaAGCTCTAAACTATGCAGGAAGCTAATCAAACTTGTGGGAGGTCCTTCAGAAAGCATGGGTGTGAAATTTTCCTCAGATTACCTCAACATATTGACAGCTAGAATGCCAAACGTCTGCAAGGCTGTAAGTTCTGCCAAATGGAAGATTCTTTCGGAgttttgcatgttctccccgtgtatgcgtgggttctctcctggttcgctggcttcctcccaccatccaaagacatgcctGTTAGGTTagttggttattctaaattctccctaggagagagtgtgtgtgtgaatggttatttgtccatatctgtgtcggccctgcgacagactggtgacctgtccaggtgtacctgcctctcacctgctaaaatgctgggataggatccagcttacccgcgacccgtaatggaataagcggttaAGATAATGAAAAGAAGATTCTTTGATGAAAGCAAAGTTTGAAggacaaaattattatttcaagtACAAATCGTTATTTCTAACCTTTTTCAATTCATTTTACAACCTTTTGATTAAcaaaatgtgagttttcatgggaaaaacaacatttttggaTGAAtttttgactttaaaaaaacaaacaaaaaaaaggttgctaagttgcaacactcacacaccgtgttggtgtgtgagtgcgcccccttgatgtgaggcagagtactgtttgcctcacctgctgacttttcctctgcactttattgtacgataaacgggaatatttctctcacaaatacatatttctgtaaagttcatgttGGCGATATGCTGACGAACAGAAAacgtgtcatgcaacccagtttgtgttggatggcacagtcagagctgaggTACAGCTCGCCCGTTCCTCCACCGGGTTTCTGCCCTGGATTTGAacgggaaatactcaaatttggccatttttacttaataaactgtcaaaaacgtgttagagtcatacagaaaatgcatttttaacacagatcagtggaaaatattaatatttattgtatgtttttttctgcattgcctcacctgcctccactgaccgcacgtcactgcttGGCACAGTACCCAGATCCTCGAATTCCTCCACCCAGAACACCATCAAGACAATGTTTGAGAAACACTTTAAGAACTAGTTTGGCAGCAAACAcatggatttatttaaaataatgtgaaaaacactgtacttttttcagttttcagcaaaaaacagaaactaattCAACTAATTCAGTTCAATTTCTTGAAGCTGAAAATCTTTAAGGGACGTGTTATTGATGATAACACTCCACATTTAGATATTTGTCTACTTTATGATGTAGAAGTTTCATACAACATgtgaaaaacaaatagaaacaggAAATTTTTCCCAGATCCCTTGTCACCTACATATATCTTGACAGGAATGATAATACATCCACCCATCAGCTGTTTTCCAACTGAAGTCTTAAGATTTCCTGACCACATGTTTGAAACACCTAAACCTAAATGGGATAAAGACcagaaatgaaacataaaatactATCTTAATCCCCTGAAGGGAATTATAATgttatatctattttttttctttattttttttaaacaggacaTTATATGAACTTGACAATGTCTATGCCCCCATTTTGGTGATAGCAGTGAGAACAGGTTCTGATACTGGTCTCCTCTTGGTCCACAGAAGAGCCAGGCCCACTTCCCGGAAGTTATGATTGAAGCAGTAGATGAAAGGGTTTAGACCACAGTTCAGATAGGCCATCACTGAGGACAGTGTCCTTAACCAGTCAGGGGCTGGTATCAGGTCCAGTCTTCCCAGCAGGATCAGCTGACGAATAGAGCAGTAAAAAAATCTGTTAGTGGgtcaatattaaataaaaatgatgtaggatttttaaaaaatatacaagtttaaatttgttttttaaatgaatgatttgGGCTACACTAAATTTTAAAGAATAACAAATAATTTCTGTATCAAGTTCTGTATCTGTCAGTGTTCATTATGTGGCGTCAACAGAAGAGACGAAAACTTTTCTGATGTCATGGTGATCTACGAGCATGATGTGAAGGGAACTGGACTAATTCTTGGCTGTTTCGCAATACCAAGTACGCTTAGAACGTACTTGTGTACTTGCTAGTATGGACTTGTCAGAAGTACAAACTTTTGAGGATGCAAGGAACTGTACTTGATGACGTCAAAGACGTtgctaaaaaaaggaaaatctaaaCATTTGCTGCAAGTGTTAAATGGACAGAGCAATGCTTGCAGTTATTGTTGGCATGCCCTACCGAAGCTGAAGGTGACACGACAAGGCTGAGGACAGGAGCAACAAGGCAGGATTCAGAGAGGGAGGAGCAGAAGGCTTTTTCTGATAGCATAGCTGTCTACTTTGGaatgttatgtgtttttttccaaaatgcTCTTTTTTAGTATTTAACAGTACAAACTGTATAAATCTATTTTAATATAACTTGATGTGCAGAACAAAGAATAAGCAGTGAAAATTTGTATACTTTCAATATGTAAAgtatatattaattatataatataaataccTTCTTATAATTGCTTTAAGTTGAAAactttttcagttaaaaagacaTCTAATTAAGTGACATTTCATCTACCTGTCTGTGGGTTTACACCACTCTTTCCTGCTCTGCACAGTTAAGCACATAACTCACTATACATGACAGaaaactatccatccatccattttctgccgtttatccagagtcgggtcgcgggggcagctacCTAAGCGGGAAACCCAGActcctctccctggccacattcaccagctcatctggggggatcctgAAGCGTTCCCAAGCCAGGCcagagagatgtagtccgtccagcgtgtcctgggtcttctccggggcctctttccggtgggacgtgtccggaacacctcaccaggaaggcgtccaggaggcatcctaaccagatgcccgagccacctcatctggctcctctcgatgtggaggagcagcagctctactctgagcccctccccgatcaccgagcttctcaccctatctctaagggagagtccggccaccctgcagagaaaactcatttcggccacttgtattcgtgatcttgttctttcggtcattacccacagctcttggccataggtgagggtaggaacgtagatcgaccggtaaattgagagctttgccttttggctcaactccttcttcaccacgacagaccgatgcagagtccgcatcactgcagacgccgcaacAATCCGCCTGTCCAtttcccgctccatccttccctcactcatgaacaagaacccgagatacatgaactcctccacttggggcaggaccctactgcagacccggagagagcacttcACCCTTTTCCGGTTGAGGCCCATGGTCTCGGATATGGAGATGCTGactctcatcccagctgcttcacactcggatgcgaatcactccagtgagagctgaaaatcacagcctgatgaagccaacagaaccacatcatccgcaaagagcagagacccaatcctgaggccaccgaaccggatcccctcaacacctcggctgcacctagaaattctgtccataaaagttataaacagaatcagtgacaaagggcagccttggcggagtccaacctgcactggaaaagattctgatttactgccggcaatgtggaccaagttccgacaccggtcatacagggaccggacagctcgtacaagggggccTGCCACTCCATACTGcaggagtaccccccacaggagtccccggttGAATGCCTTacccaagtccacaaagcacatgtagattggttgggcaaactcccatgccccctcaaagaccctgaagagggtgtagagctggtccactgttccatgaccgggacgaaaaccacactgctcctcctcaatccgaggttcgactatccgacggaccctcctctcaagcacccctgaatagaccttaccggggaggctgtaGATGGAGCACACCGTCTCCAAAAAGGGGGTGCTCAGCCACagaaatgggagagccaacaccagggttcccagactctgcttcctcatcggaagacgtgttggtgggattgagaaggtcttcgaagtattccttccatcATCTCACAATGTctcgagttgaggtcagcagcctcCCATCCCTACTgtacagtgttgacggagcactgctttcccctcctgagctgccggatggtggaccagaatctcctcgaagccgtccagaagtcattcatCATGGCCACAGTGTTTGCAATTGTCATTTGTTAACTTTTGTTCATGCCCAATATGCAGTTTATAGTCCAGTTTACAGAAGAATATAAGGTATTACTTTCTGAGTACGGGGCACTAGGTGACGGTTTAAGATTATGTCAATTGATGAGTTGATATTTGATCATGTGGGGAACTTTTTTATAGATATTGCTTAATGTTACCTTAAATAGCTTAGAAATGTTTTCAGGATTGTTCATTTTTGGACAAAAGagttaaataaagttgttaAGCATGTTGTCAGACTTGAGTGGTACACGTTTTGTATGTTGAAATGAGGCCACCGTCACCACCGTCAGAtggagttttgtttgttttaaacaaatcatTTACAGTATGTTTCCTCAGTGCAGTTAAGTTAATAAAGTAATAGTCTCTTTCAGTGCTATAATGTGtttgttatattaaaaaaaacaattctttttaaatttaagcttaAAGTAAATGTTTGATGTAAGAActgtacagaaaataaaaaaaagtgaatgttCAACAATTAACAGCAAATATATGTACAAAAAATGCCAAATAATGATATAAAAACTCTAAATATATTAGaccaaattaataaaagaaatgtagCTTTTTATTAGGTCTGGCGGtgttgacaaaaagaaagagttAACAGTAAAAACGcctattttgttaaaaaaaaaaaaatgaggaggTTGCACTGGTACATCGTTGAACAGCCATGGTCTTTAATGACATAACTTCAGATTTTGTAAAataacaaactttttattttcaaatttaaaacCTGTTTTATCCAAATTCCCAAGAATCAGTGATACATCAACTCACCTCTGGAGATATGTGTGGTCCAGCAGGTCGCACCTAATATCTCATGCACTAACATAAGCCAAGTCTGTATCATGTAAACAacgttcacaaacacacactccataTGGAGTTATCTACAACCTCAGACATCAGCATTTAAAGGCTGCcatcatttacaaccagatGAACACAGTGACATGCTGATTAAGttcctgaatctgctgctgcaagtcacaaatgtgctctcgcgagtcacagcgtgataaaactgtggcctGACTTTTGGCTCATTCCTTGCGAGATATAACTaacttgtgtctgaagatgtgagagcagaggaggggggtggggggtttggggcttaaccaatcagagtgaataGTTGTGAGCCCAACGTGGGTCATCAATAgttgagccaatcagagtgaacGGTCGTGAGAACAACGTCTCCAGAGTTTCTCTTGTCGGACCTCTTGGCAGATATCGCTATTGCGCATCAACCTGGGGAAGGTTACCTCATTAACCATCGTTTTGACTACCccactgtgtgttttaggagtaaacaaacatatgctctaacaaaatgtataaagaattacattaagatCAAGTGAATACGCTCTTTGGTGTGTATGAAAGGTGACTGCTGCCTAGCTGAACAAATCTGAACAGTTCTAacttataaatgaccaaaaactaaCCCTAGCCAAAAACAAGtacaagtaaactatggaagataatttgtcagatggactattttttctctaacttcaaattcagttcatgtgtgtgtgagttttctttacagcagaaaattttgacatacaagttcagatttttgatgcacaacttctcacattgtattctacaagttttcacatcaaatctacacatttgttcattttggcacatttttccCTTCATAGGTTCCCTCATCAGCATTTTACctggactaataaaatgttcctcattggcACAGTTTTGCAGTTGTTTCTGAGTTGGACAAGAACTGACGTGGACTTGTGTACAAACCAAGCAGCCAAAGAATCAAAATATCAAACACAACCACAGCACATTTTATCTATGATACCAGGAAATCCCATTTCATTGAGGAAAACCTTGGATACTTTATATTCCAGGTCAGAATAGCTGTGGACTGCGCCATTTAAGGCCACCGCTGCCCCCGTGGGCCCGTCTGGACCTGCCTCTAGGTGTGAATGGTTCCTAAACTGCCTGGGAAGGAGAGTCAGGGCTGCATTGTAGGTATTGGACAGATGAAAACTGAGGACACCTCCTCTGTTTATTGTTGGTTTATTTGTATGGGTACAGAGTTGAGGGTCTCAGTGTCTGGGTTTTGCTTGTTGTCTTCAGGTTTTGGTCTTTTGGGTTAGATTTTTTGGGTTTGGGTTTTGCTCCTCAGTTTTTGTATGATTCCAGTAAAGCTCTCCTTTGTTAACTTTGGCCTTGGTTTACAAGCTCTTGTTGTAAAGCCCCTGTTTTATGACTAGTTACTTGAGTCTGTACTTCTTGTTTTATCTTAAAGTGTTAAGTTGACATGTTTAATGTCCCTTGCTGTCCTGCTCTGTGATAGCTGAACTTCTGTAATGTCAGATCATCACTTCAGCAGTGGAGGTGAGATGTTCTTGTCCTTCTGCTTTTAcagtgtatgtgtatgtgtatgtaaaGATGAATTAGCttgtatgttatttttattgatgtACCTCGGACACAAAGAAGGGGGCATAGCAGACCATATATGAAGCTGCTAACAGAGGAGCCACCTCAGACAGAtctgcttcttcttcactgtgacaaacacaaaacaaaaaagtatgaAGAAGAATTAACACTGGAATTCCTCACATACAAAAAGACTTTCAACCTGTTAATTACCACATGAGACTGCACCATAGCAACACATTAAACTGGACCAACAGTGAGCACTGTTAAGGCTGTTTGGGTAATGAAAAGCACACGGTGCTTGGTGGTTTCTGCAGTAGATCAGACTGCAGATGGTGTGGATAATTTATATAAGCATGctgtcatggtttctgggttCATGGTTTAGTTGTTATTTTGATTTCTGATCTTTGGTTTCTGGTCTTGCTTGTCTTTCAGTCCTCTTgttgtcttgtttcctgttttattttgcagagGCTAttcccttgtgtattctgtttacTTCCCGTTCACTGCATCCAGTTCATTGTCACACCTACTTCTTGCTTGTAATTTAGTCTCTCAGCACTTATTAagctcaactcaactttatttataaagccctttaaaacaaccacagttgaaacaaagggctgtacataaatggacaaagcaacacataaaatacaagaaccaacagggaaataaataatataataaaatatataaaaacattgttcattgtttttaaaacagtttaaaaacaataagcaattttaaaagaataaacatacataacctataaataaaaaacaaataaaaccaataaataaaacaaaccacagcacactACAACATTCATaggaataaaaatgggtttttaagatgagttttaaaaatagacaatgagAAAGCTTGTCTAATGTGGAAAGGGAGCTCATTACATAATTT
The Melanotaenia boesemani isolate fMelBoe1 chromosome 4, fMelBoe1.pri, whole genome shotgun sequence genome window above contains:
- the si:dkey-9i23.8 gene encoding C-X-C chemokine receptor type 4, with amino-acid sequence MVAACLASWVTGMVFGCVPVVYKWIRYDSAEMLCTVFWESSYSDMLVYILSALSICIFLPFVLICVCSALSAGSFCSSYSEEEADLSEVAPLLAASYMVCYAPFFVSELILLGRLDLIPAPDWLRTLSSVMAYLNCGLNPFIYCFNHNFREVGLALLWTKRRPVSEPVLTAITKMGA